The DNA sequence ATTACCACTAAATATAAGGAAATATACAAGAGGGTGAGACAAGGGCTTTGTTATAACCTCTTGTTCCACCCTGCTAATCCCTTTTAGAATTGCTTACGAATCAAATCAAATAGTGGGTTATCACTATTTAATCCACATATATCAGTTAGAACTGCTTCTATTCCGCTAGCTTTTAGTTTTTCTTGCAAGGAAACCGCCTCTTGATCTTCGCTAAAATCATATTGTAAAGCTGCGGCAATTACTTTAACTAGGTAGATAGGTTCGGTGTTATTATGTTGATAATATTGGTCAGCTGGACTAATTAGTCTGTCATTTCTTCCTAACTTCCTAACGGGGCCCCTTGCTACACGTGGAATATCATCATTAATAAAAGGATTCATAAAACGGTTTAGAATTTTGGTAATGTATTGTTCATGTTCTGCCTCATTAAAGCCATATTTCTGAACTAATAAAGAACCTGTCTCCTTTAATGTCCCTTTTACAATTTTTAAAACAGAAGCATTTTCCATTGCATCTTTTATTGTTCTACATCCTTCTTGATATCCGACATACGCTACTGCAGCATGCCCCGTGTTAACAGTAAATAATTTTCTTTCTATATAGGGACCTAGACTTTCAACGAATGTTACTCCCTCAATAGTTGGAACATCTCCGGTCATCTGAGATTGGTCCACTACCCATTCATAATAAGGTTCAACGGTAACCATTAATTTATCTTTGTTTGTTTGTATAGGAACAATCCTGTCAACTGCTGCATTCGGAAACGCAACGCTTTCGTTAGCTAATTGTTGTTCCTCTGTGCTGAATTTTTTGTAAATTTCTTCTTTTAAAAATTCACTGCCACCAATCATATTTTCACAAGCAATGATATTTAATGGTTTCGCTTTTTCAGCTAACCTTTTTCTTACTCCATCCGCTAGTAAATCTGCAAGGAAAACTAAAATGTTTGGACCAACTGCTGTGGTTACTAAATCAGCTTCTGCAATAGCCTCGATGACCTTTTGAGGATTCTCCTTACTATTAATGGCGCTGACTCTCGTTACAAGAGATTCTTCACTTTTTTGGTCAGCTAAAACTACACGATATTCTTGTTTATGATTAAGTAAATTAACAATTTCAGCATTCACATCTATAAAACAAACATCATACCCAGCATTTGAAAGAATACTACCTATAAAACCCCTACCAATATTACCAGCACCAAAATGAACAGCTAACATCTTAATTCACCTCAGCAAAGAGCTCTAAAATCTCATCTTCTGACTTGGCATCAACAATCTTTTGAATATTCTCTTCTTCAGAACAGACAATTGCAATTTGTGAAAGAATATCTAAATGTTCGCCATCCTTTCCAGCTATTCCAATCAGTACTTTTACAATATTGTCTTGTCCAAACTCAACTCCGTTAGGAACTTGTATAATAGATAATCCTGATGTAATTACGGATTTTTTTGAATCCTCTGTTCCATGTGGAATGGCAACATAGTTACCCATGTACGTAGATGTTAATTCTTCTCGTTCCAACATTTTATCTATATAAGTTGGTTCTACATAACCTTTATCTACTAAAATTTCTCCAGTACTTCGAATTGCTTCCTCTTTGTCTTTAAATGATGCATTTAAGATGATATTTTGTTTAGTTAAAATTTCTTTTGTCATCTGTATCCACTCCTTAGTACAGTACTTTTTTCTCATAGATAGAATTAAACTCTGACGTGATAAGCGCCGCTATATCATGTTCTTGCCCAGATTCGAATAGTCTTGTAGTTTCTTCATCTTTTATAACTAATGCACTAATTGTACTTAACAATTCCATGGTTTGTTCATTGCTAGTATGTGGGGACAGCATAAGTAATAGCGAATCCATTTCAATCGTGCTATTATCCATAGCTTTCACCGTTATAGAATGGTTTACTCGAGCTATTGAAAAACTTGGTTTTTTTATTTCTTCGCTTTTTGTGTGATATAACGCGACTGAAGTACCAGGAATGCCGAGTCCACCTAAGTGTTCTCGGGCTATAAGGTCTTTGTAAACATGACTACTATTCCCTATCACATCTAACTCCAGCAAGTTCTCACACATTTTTGACAATGCAGCTTCAAGAGTGACTCTTTCTTCAAACCTAAATACAGAGAAACCGTGTAACAGCTGATACATTGCCGATGTATATTTATTAGCATTACTTATTTTTTCAAGAAAATCAATACGATGTACCATTTCACCTTTTGAAACAGAATCCGTTCTCTTAAGTAAAGGTGCCGTCTTTTGTTTAAGTAGGTATTTTTTAATCTTACCAATTTCAACCTCAGATAATATTGGACTTACTAATAGATACTCATCCTTCATACTCTTTAATGGTACTGTTGATAAAATACCATCAAACCCTGCAATGTCAATAGAATCAAGGTCGAACAAAGAAGCATTTACCGCTTTTATCCCAGGAATAACCTGCTCAAGCTTAGAAGATAACATTTTTGATGTACCAATCCCACTTGAACAAACAATTAAAGCTTTTAATACCTTAACGTCGTTTTTATTTAACAATGCCGAAGCAAAATGCATAACTAGATAGCCAACTTCTTCTTTTGGAACATTCAATTCTGTGAACGTTTCTTTAACTACTTTGATAACCACTGCAAATATATCTGGATAGTCTTCCATAATTCTTGATAAAAGTGGGTTCGATATTCCCATATGTTGTTTTATCCTGTACAACGCAGGTCTTAGGTGTGCAACTAACCCTTGAAATAATGAAATGTCGCTGGTTAAATCACGTCCTAGTTCAAGACTGACATTTCGAATTAACTGTTGAGTAATCAGACCTATTTGAAAACTAGATTCCTCTAGTACGTCCTCACGTTCATTTCGCAATTTCGCACCCATCAAGTGCATGGTAATATAACCAATTTCCCCCTCAGTGATCTCAATTTGAAAAATACTTTTTAAGCGTATCACGATTTTTTCTGCAACTTTAAATTCTTTGGAACCCTTGAGGCTTTCTAAGTACTCATCATCAAAATTTATTTCTTCTCCTTGTTCTATTCTTTCAATTGCCAAAGCTAAATGAACAACTAATCCTATATAAGCACTATCAGCTATTCGATAAGGAAGGTCTGTCTTTACATCGTTAATTTGTTTTTCAATAATCATCAACTTTTTCTTATCAACTAATCCTAATAACCGATCCGTTACCGTATCAACCGTTTGAGTCGATTTTCTCTGAATAGACTCCTTAATCATCGATATGAATTCAAATTCATCAAGATGTTCAATGATTAACTTACTCATTGCTTTTCTCTTCGCTTTTTCTGCTCCTGTTATTTCTACTCCATACCCACGTTTTCTAATTAGTGTTAATGAAAAAGGAATGAGTTTCTGTTCCACTTTGTTTAAGTCGTTACTAACTGTAGCAATCGTCACATTTAAATCGTTAGCTAGCGAAACAAGTTTGATTGGTTCCTTTGCATCTAATAATTCCGAAAGAATAATGGTTTGCCGTTCTTCAGGGGTATACTCATTATGAGATAAATTAAATAAAAACAACTGAAGTTTTTCTATGTCTTGTCTATTCCCAGTCACGTGAATTCCAATCCCAGACTTTTTATGTAACCCAAGCCCATACTCTTCTAAAATTTCTTCTACCCCTTTTAGGTCACGGTGTACGGTGCGAGGACTCACATCTAGTTCATTTGCCAAATCCTTTACTGTTGTATCCTCTTGGCGCATAAGCAAATGTTCAAGTATTTTTCGTTCCCTTGCCGAAATATACATTCTTACCCACTCCACTATTATGGCTAACTTCATACGAACATGATGACAGGATTTTTGTTCTTCCGTTTCTACTTTAATGTTAATGGTTCAAACCCCATATCTCAACTAGATGAAAAGATAATTTCGTCATGGTAGTTGTTGCCAAAATTAAATTATTGCCCTTATAAAACAAGGGGCTGGGACAAAACTTGCTAAAACATCTGCACTGGCTTCACTCGCCACAAAGCCCGTTGTGAAAAAACCACTCACTTCAGCAAGTTATGAGAAAACCACTCACAACTTGCTATAAAAGATAGTGGCGGTTTCGCTCATTGCTTAGAGGGTGTGACAAAAGGTTAAAAACCAACCTTTAATCACACCCTCTTTACTTATCAATTATTTTAAGCTTTCAATCAGTTGGTCATACTTAGGACTACTTAAAAAGTTATCAACTGAAATATGTGTTGCTGTTGGTAATTTTTCTTTCGCGCGAGGCGTTAAATCTTTGTGTGTGATGACAATATCTGCATCATTCGGAAGAATATTAATCGCCGTATTGGTAATATCAATATTCAAACCGGCTTTTTTCGCTTTATTCCTTAAAACTGATGCTCCCATTGCACTTGATCCCATTCCAGCATCACAAGCAAAGATGATTTTATTCACTTTTGTAACATCAATTTCTTCATTTTTGTTTTCAAATGACCCTGCAACTGTACTTTTCTTGCCTTTCATTTCCTCCATTTTAGCTGCAGCCGATGTTATATCATCTTCATCAGATTGTTTTCCTGTTTTTAAAATAATTGCTGCAACTACAAATGATACTGCCGCTGCTACGATTACACCAAGAATTACGCCTATATGGTCCCCTCTTGCAGTCATTGCCATAAGTGCAAATATACTTCCTGGTGATGGTGGGGCTACTAAACCTACATTAAATAGTGTGAAAGTGAAGACTCCACTCACTCCACCTGCTATAGCTGCTAGAATTAAAAGTGGCTTCATTAAAATATAAGGAAAGTAAATTTCATGAATACCGCCAAAGAAATGAATGACTACTGCTCCAGGAGCTGTTTGTCTAGCAATTCCTTTACCGAAAACCATAAATGCCAATAATATTCCTAAACCTGGACCTGGATTCGTTTCTAGTAAGAAAAGAATGGATTTACCTAGTTCTGCTGCTTCACTAGCTCCTAATGGACTCAATATTCCATGATTGATTGCATTATTTAAAAAGAGAACTTTTGCAGGTTCAATAAATATATTAGCTAAAGGCAATAATCCTGCATTCACTATAACTTGTACTCCACCTGCTAATACTTGGTTTAACCCAGTTACAACAGGTCCAATCCCAACATAGGCAAATAGTGTAAGAATAGCACCTAAAATACCTGCAGTGAAATTACTAACCAACATTTCAAAGCCTTCTTTTACTTTTGGCTGAACATACTCATCTACTTTTTTAATTAAATATCCAGCCAAAGGACCCATTATCATAGCTCCTAAGAACATCGGGATATCCGATCCAACGATAACACCCATCGTAGCAGTTGCCCCAACAACTCCTCCACGACCACCATAAATCATTTTTCCTCCCGTGTATCCTATTAATAACGGAAGCAAATAGATAATCATTGGACCAACAAGCTCTGCTAAGTTTTCATTTGGCAGCCATCCTGTAGGAATAAATAATGCTGTAATAAGTCCCCATGCTATGAATGCCCCAATATTCGGCATAATCATGCCACTTAAGTAACTACCAAAACGCTGAATTCTAACCCGAAAATCTGGTTTTGTGTTTTCTCCTGAACTCGACATAATGTAACCCCTCTCTCAACAAAAAGTATTTTTTCATTTCTTATTGTAATCATATGTTTGAATTAAAGCGTTTTCAATTTAAAGAAAATAGTATTTTGTCATTCTTAATGTTGTCATATTTAAAGTAGCAAACAAAAACACAGGATACACTTTACAACGTGTATCCTGTGTTTATTTTTAGCTATTTTCTGAATAATAATTTTAAGCTCCAAAGAAATTCTTAAATGATTGAATTGTCGTTGCACGATTTAATGCAGCAATAGAAGTCGTTAATGGAATTCCTTTCGGGCAAGACTGTACACAGTTTTGAGAGTTACCACAATTAGCAAGTCCCCCGTCTCCCATAATCGCTTCTAAACGTTCTTCTTTATTCATCTCACCAGTTGGGTGAGCGTTAAATAAACGTACTTGTGATAACGGCGCAGGTCCGATAAATTCAGACTTACTATTTACGTTTGGACATGCTTCAAGACAAACTCCACATGTCATACATTTTGATAATTCATAGGCCCATTGACGCTTAGTCTCTGCCATACGTGGTCCAGGACCTAAATCATACGTTCCATCGATTGGAATCCATGCTTTAACTTTTTTCAAAGAATCAAACATACGACTACGGTCTACCATTAAGTCCCGTACGACAGGGAATGTCTTCATTGGCTCTAATCGAATTGGTTGTTCAAGCTGGTCAACAAGAGCTGTACATGATTGACGAGGCTTCCCGTTAATCACCATTGAACAAGCACCACATACTTCTTCAAGACAGTTCATGTCCCATGTAATTGGAGTTGATTTTTCTCCTTTCGCATTAACGGGATTACGACGAATTTCCATTAAAGCAGAAATTACGTTCATATTCTCGCGATAAGGAACTTCAAACTCTTCTACATAAGGAGTACTGTTGTTGTCATCTTGACGCGCAATTTGAAATTTAACTACTTTTGCTTCACTCATGATTTAACAGCTCCTTGCTTTTTTTGTGAATAGTCGCGCTTACGAGGCGTGATCAATGATACATCAATATCTTCGTATTCAAACTCAGGAGCTTTCGTTGTTGGATTGTATTTCGCTTTTGTCGTTTTCATCCACTCTTCGTCATTACGCTCAGGAAATTCTGGCTTATAGTGAGCTCCACGACTTTCATTACGGTTATATGCACCAATCGTAATCACACGTGCTAAGTTCAGCATTCCTTTAAGCTGACGAGTAAATGAAGCTCCTT is a window from the Bacillus alkalicellulosilyticus genome containing:
- a CDS encoding mannitol-1-phosphate 5-dehydrogenase; amino-acid sequence: MLAVHFGAGNIGRGFIGSILSNAGYDVCFIDVNAEIVNLLNHKQEYRVVLADQKSEESLVTRVSAINSKENPQKVIEAIAEADLVTTAVGPNILVFLADLLADGVRKRLAEKAKPLNIIACENMIGGSEFLKEEIYKKFSTEEQQLANESVAFPNAAVDRIVPIQTNKDKLMVTVEPYYEWVVDQSQMTGDVPTIEGVTFVESLGPYIERKLFTVNTGHAAVAYVGYQEGCRTIKDAMENASVLKIVKGTLKETGSLLVQKYGFNEAEHEQYITKILNRFMNPFINDDIPRVARGPVRKLGRNDRLISPADQYYQHNNTEPIYLVKVIAAALQYDFSEDQEAVSLQEKLKASGIEAVLTDICGLNSDNPLFDLIRKQF
- a CDS encoding PTS mannitol transporter subunit IICB produces the protein MSSSGENTKPDFRVRIQRFGSYLSGMIMPNIGAFIAWGLITALFIPTGWLPNENLAELVGPMIIYLLPLLIGYTGGKMIYGGRGGVVGATATMGVIVGSDIPMFLGAMIMGPLAGYLIKKVDEYVQPKVKEGFEMLVSNFTAGILGAILTLFAYVGIGPVVTGLNQVLAGGVQVIVNAGLLPLANIFIEPAKVLFLNNAINHGILSPLGASEAAELGKSILFLLETNPGPGLGILLAFMVFGKGIARQTAPGAVVIHFFGGIHEIYFPYILMKPLLILAAIAGGVSGVFTFTLFNVGLVAPPSPGSIFALMAMTARGDHIGVILGVIVAAAVSFVVAAIILKTGKQSDEDDITSAAAKMEEMKGKKSTVAGSFENKNEEIDVTKVNKIIFACDAGMGSSAMGASVLRNKAKKAGLNIDITNTAINILPNDADIVITHKDLTPRAKEKLPTATHISVDNFLSSPKYDQLIESLK
- the sdhB gene encoding succinate dehydrogenase iron-sulfur subunit, whose amino-acid sequence is MSEAKVVKFQIARQDDNNSTPYVEEFEVPYRENMNVISALMEIRRNPVNAKGEKSTPITWDMNCLEEVCGACSMVINGKPRQSCTALVDQLEQPIRLEPMKTFPVVRDLMVDRSRMFDSLKKVKAWIPIDGTYDLGPGPRMAETKRQWAYELSKCMTCGVCLEACPNVNSKSEFIGPAPLSQVRLFNAHPTGEMNKEERLEAIMGDGGLANCGNSQNCVQSCPKGIPLTTSIAALNRATTIQSFKNFFGA
- a CDS encoding PTS sugar transporter subunit IIA produces the protein MTKEILTKQNIILNASFKDKEEAIRSTGEILVDKGYVEPTYIDKMLEREELTSTYMGNYVAIPHGTEDSKKSVITSGLSIIQVPNGVEFGQDNIVKVLIGIAGKDGEHLDILSQIAIVCSEEENIQKIVDAKSEDEILELFAEVN
- a CDS encoding BglG family transcription antiterminator, which codes for MYISARERKILEHLLMRQEDTTVKDLANELDVSPRTVHRDLKGVEEILEEYGLGLHKKSGIGIHVTGNRQDIEKLQLFLFNLSHNEYTPEERQTIILSELLDAKEPIKLVSLANDLNVTIATVSNDLNKVEQKLIPFSLTLIRKRGYGVEITGAEKAKRKAMSKLIIEHLDEFEFISMIKESIQRKSTQTVDTVTDRLLGLVDKKKLMIIEKQINDVKTDLPYRIADSAYIGLVVHLALAIERIEQGEEINFDDEYLESLKGSKEFKVAEKIVIRLKSIFQIEITEGEIGYITMHLMGAKLRNEREDVLEESSFQIGLITQQLIRNVSLELGRDLTSDISLFQGLVAHLRPALYRIKQHMGISNPLLSRIMEDYPDIFAVVIKVVKETFTELNVPKEEVGYLVMHFASALLNKNDVKVLKALIVCSSGIGTSKMLSSKLEQVIPGIKAVNASLFDLDSIDIAGFDGILSTVPLKSMKDEYLLVSPILSEVEIGKIKKYLLKQKTAPLLKRTDSVSKGEMVHRIDFLEKISNANKYTSAMYQLLHGFSVFRFEERVTLEAALSKMCENLLELDVIGNSSHVYKDLIAREHLGGLGIPGTSVALYHTKSEEIKKPSFSIARVNHSITVKAMDNSTIEMDSLLLMLSPHTSNEQTMELLSTISALVIKDEETTRLFESGQEHDIAALITSEFNSIYEKKVLY